From the Micromonospora echinofusca genome, the window GCGCGTCGGCCACGCTGCTCATCCAGTCGGCGTGGCTGACCCGCCCGGTCAGCACCGGCTGGAGCCGCCCCCACTGCATGGCGATCTCGGTGAGCACGCCCTCGGAGAGGCCGTACTCCCGCTCCACCCCGGCGGCCACCGCCGGGTCCCACCGGCGCAGTACGCCGTCGAAGTCCACCAGGAGCGCCGTCGCCCGTTCCCGACCCACTACTCGTTCTCCTCGCCGCGGTCACGCCGCTCGTCTCCGTCGGCCCGGTTGAGCCGCTGGCTGATCACCTGGGTCACCCCGTTGCGCATGGTCACGCCGTACAGGGCGTCGGCGACCTCCATCGTCCGCTTCTGGTGCGTGATGACGATGAGCTGGCTCTTCTCCCGCAACTGTGCCAGCAGCGTGATCAACCGGCCCAGGTTGACGTCGTCGAGCGCCGCCTCCACCTCGTCCATGATGTAGAACGGGCTGGGCCGGGCCCGGAAGATGGCCACCAGCATCGCCACCGCGGTCAGCGAACGCTCGCCGCCGGAGAGCAGCGACAGCCGCTTGATCTTCTTGCCCGGCGGGCGGGCCTCGACCTCGACGCCGGTGGTGAGCAGGTCGTCGGGGTCGGTGAGCACGAGCCGCCCCTCGCCGCCGGGGAAGAGCACCGTGAAGACCTGCTGGAACTCCCGGGCGGTGTCCTCGAACGCGCTGGCGAAGACCTCCAGGATCCGGTCGTCGACGTCCTTGACCACGGTGAGCAGGTCGCGGCGGGTGGCCTTGAGGTCCTCCAGCTGCTCGGAGAGGAACTTGTAGCGCTCCTCCAGCGCGGCGAACTCCTCCAGGGCCAGCGGGTTCACCTTGCCGAGCAGGGCCAGTTCCCGTTCCGCCTTGGCCGCCCGCTTCTCCTGCACCGGCCGCTCGTAGCGGACCGGCTCGGGCACCGGCAGGCCGTCGCGTTCGGCCGCCGCCACGTCGGCCTGGGTGGGCGGGACGGGCTGGGTCGGGCCGTACTCGGCGACGAGGGTCTCCACGTCCAGCCCGAAGTCCTCGGCGGCCTTCGCCTCCAGCTGCTCGATGCGCAGCCGCTGCTCGGCGCGGGCCACCTCGTCGCGGTGCACCTGGCTGGTCAGCCGCTCCAGCTCCGCGCCGAGCCGCTTGGCCGCGCCGCGTACCTCCTGGAGCTCGGCCTCGCGGGCGGCGCGTTCGCGCGCCACGGCGTCGCGGTGCTCCTCGGCCGTCGCGATGGAGGTGGCCAGCCGGGTGAGGGCCTCCCGGGCCCCGCCCGCCACGGCCCGGGCGATCCCCGCGCCCCGGGTGCGGGCCGCGCGCCGGGCCGCCGCGCGTTCCCGCGCGGCCCGCTCGGCCGTGGCCTGCCGGCGCAGCGAGTCCGCGCGGCCGGCGATCGAGGAGACCCGCTCCTCGGCGGTACGCACCGCGAGCCGGACCTCCATCTCGTTCTGCCGTGCCTGCGGCACCATCGCGGCGAGCTGGTCGCGTTCCTCGGTCGACGGTTCCGCGTCGACCGGCGTCTCCTCGGCCAGCCGCAGCCGCTCCTCCAGCTCCGCCAGGGTGAGCAGGTCCCGCTCCCGGGCGGCCTCGGCGCGGGCCCGGGACTCGCCGAGCCGGTCGGTCTCCGCCTTCGCGGAGCGGGCCGCCGCGCCCAGCTCGGCCAGCCGGCGGGCGGCAGCGTTGCGGTGGCTCTCCGCCTCCCGCTTGGCGGCGGCGGCGTGCTGCACGGTCTCCTTGGCGGCGGCCACCTCGGCGCGGGCGTCGACGAGCTGTTCGCGCAGCTCCGCGCCGGTCTGCTCGGCGGCGAGCCGGTTCGATCGGGCCTCCTCGACGGCGGCCTGCACCTCGATGAAGCTGGGTGCCTTGGCCGATCCGCCGGCCGCCGCGTACGCCCCCACCACGTCGCCGTCCGGGGTGACCGCGCGCAGCTCCGGGTTGCCGGCGACCACCTCGGCCGCCGCCGCGAGGTCGTCGACCAGCACCACGTCGCGCAGCGCCCGGTGTACCGCCGGGCGGATCTGCGGGGAGCACTCCACCAGGTCGGGCGCCCAGCGGGCGCCGTCGGGCAGCTTCGGCCGCAGCGCGTCGACCGGGGCGTCCATGCCCGGCCCGGCGGGGCTGCCGACCAGCAGGCCGGCGCGGCCGGCGTCGGAGATCTTCAGCAGCCGCATGGCCTCGACCGCCTCGTCGACGCCGCTGACCGCGACCGCGTCGGCGAGCCCGCCAAGGGCGGCGGCGAGCGCGGCCTCCTGCCCGGGGGCGACGGTGAGCAGCCCGGCCAGGCTGCCCAGCAGGCCGGGGACCTCGTCGGCGCGGGCCAGTAGCGCCCCGGCGCCGTCCTTGCGGCGCAGGCCGAGGGCGAGCGCCTCCTCCCGGGCCTTCCAGGTGGCGGCGTCCTTCTCCGCCGCGCGCTCCGCGTCGGTCAGCGACCGTACGGTGGCCTGCGCCCGCTCCTGGGCGGCGACCGCCTCGGCGTGCCGGGCGTCGAGGTCGGCGTTGTCCCGGTCCGCCTCGGTGGACTGCTCGGCGACCGCGTCGAGTTCGGCCTGGGCCTGGTCGGCCCGGGCGAGCGCGTCGGCGTGCGCGGTGGCGAGCCGCTCGATCTCCTCGCCGGCGCTGGTGGTGCGGGCGCGGGCGGAGTTGACCTGGCCGGTCAGCCGGGCCAGGCCCTCCCTGCGGTCGGCGATCGCCTTGGCCGCGGCGACCAGCTCGCGCTCGGCGGCGGCGAGCTGCCGTTCCAGCTCCTGGCGGTGCTCGACGGCCTCGGCCAGCCGGATCTGGTCGTCGGTGAGCGCGCCGCGCAGCTCCTCCTCCTGCTCGCGGATCCGCTCGGCCTCGGCCTCCAGCTGGTCGGGGTCGCGCCCGGGGCGCTCGTCGTCGGGCGTGGCGCTGAGGTGCCGCAGCCGCTCCCGGGCGAGCTGCTCGACGGAGCGGAACCGCTCGGAGAGGGCGGAGAGCTTGTACCAGGTGTCCTGGGCGGCGGCCAGCAGCGGCGCGTCCTCGGCGAGGGCCGCCTCCAGCTCGGCCAGCCGCGCCTGCACCTCGGTGTGCTCGGCCTCGACCTGCTCGCGCCGCTCACGCACCGCGGTCTCGTCGGCGATCTCCCGGTCCAGGGTGGCCCGCAGGGTGGCCAGGTCGTCGGCGAGCAGCCGCAGCCGGGCGTCGCGCAGGTTGGCCTGGATGGCGGCGGCGCGGCGGGCCACCTCCGCCTGCCGGCCCAGCGGCTTGAGCTGACGGCGCAGCTCGGCGGTGAGGTCGGTGAGCCGGTTCAGGTTCGTCTGCATCGCGTCGAGCTTCCGCAGCGCCTTCTCCTTGCGCTTGCGGTGCTTGAGGACGCCGGCCGCCTCCTCGATGAACGAGCGCCGGTCCTCCGGCTTGGCGTGCAGCATCCCGTCGAGGCGGCCCTGGCCGACGATGATGTGCATCTCCCGGCCGATGCCGGAGTCCGACAACAGCTCCTGGATGTCGAGCAGCCGGCAGGTGTCGCCGTTGATCTCGTACTCGCTCTCGCCGGAGCGGAACATCCGACGGGTGATCGACACCTCGGTGTACTCGATCGGCAGCGCGCCGTCGGTGTTGTCGATCGTGAGGGTCACCTCGGCGCGGCCCAGCGGTGCCCGGCCGGCGGTGCCGGCGAAGATGACGTCCTCCATCTTGCCGCCGCGCAGCGCCTTGGCGCCCTGCTCGCCGAGCACCCAGGCAATGGCGTCGACGACGTTGGACTTGCCGGAGCCGTTGGGGCCGACCACGCAGGTGATCCCCGGCTCCAGCTTCAGCGTCGTCGCGGAGGCGAAGGACTTGAAGCCCTTCACCGTCAGGCTCTTGAGATGCACCTTCTCGATCCTCGTCCGGTGGCCGCCGTACCGTCGCCGGCTGCGCGGACCTGGGTGAACCCGCAGACTAACCCGGGACGGGGAACCGCCGGGCACGCGACCCGCCTGGCGACCACGGGGCGCTCATCCGGCTGACGCGGGCCGGGGTGGCGGAAGAGAGGCGCGGACAGAGCTGCGCGCCGGCACGGAAGTGTCGGCGCGCTCTTTTTGCGTGGTGCGATTCAGTTGTGCGATCCGGAGATCAGGTCAGTGCGGGCTCGGCCAGACGGAGCAGGTCGTCCGTCTCCGCCGCAGCCGCCGCGAGCCGATCGTTCTCGGCACGCAGCCGCGTGATCTCGAACTCCAGAGACCGAACCGTGGCACGCAGTCGGGTGACCTCGTCGAGCAGGCGCCGATCGGACGCCGCACCTACGTGGCCGTACAGGGCCTTAGCCATGTTGACTCCTTGATATGCGCTGCCGGAAGGGCCGGCCAACGCGCGCCCAAATGTGTACGCGGCTGTCATCCCAGACGATTCTGGGCATGACCGGGCGCGACTGGCGACACCTACATATTGAGCCGACACCCCCTCTTTCGTCAAGTTCTCGCAGGCCGTAGATCATTTCCACGTCGACCTGACCACTTGCCGGGGGGCTGCCACAAGGCGCGGACACACTCTGTCCGGACACCCTGACTCTACGCCCCGGATCCCGGGAAGTCCCCACCCTGGCGTCCGGCTTCCCCTTAACTCTTCCTTAGCCACATTGCCGCTGTTCGCGCCCGCCACGTAGCGTCACCCCGGCCCGCAAGCGACCCCTTGGAGGCACAGGCGTGTACGGCTGGACCGATCCGAACGACCCGGCCGGCGCCCCCCGGCGCCACGAGCAGCCGCTGGGCGACGAGCCGCCGGCCTGGCTCACCGACCGTCCGGAGCCGAGGTCGGCCTACCTGTTCGGGGACGACCCGCAGCAGCCCGCCGACGAGTGGCACCGCGACCAGCCGGCCGCACGCTGGCAGCCGGAGCACACCGACGCCCGCCCCGGGCACTGGCAGGCCGGACCCGCCGACGCCCCCACCGCGCGCTGGCAGGCCGCGCCCGCCGGCGCCCCGACCGCTCCCGTCGACCTCGCCGCGCTGCGGGCCGCCCCGGCTGAGGCGACGCCGGCCGCCGCCGAGGGCCGCCACCGCCCGCGTCGGCGGATCTCCCGCCCGCTGCTGATCGGTGGCGCCGCCGCGGCCGCCACGCTGGTGGTGAGCCTCGGTGTGGGCGCGGTCGCGCTGACCGGCGACGGCCCGGCGACCGATCCGGCCGCCGCCGACGACCCGATCGCCGCCGCCCCGGTGCTGCCCGACACGGAGCCGACCCCCGGCGACGCGCTGGCCCCGCCCAAGCCGAGCACCGCGCCGACCACCGCCAGGCCCACCCCGTCGGCCACGAAGACCGCCAGGCCGACGCCGGCGCCGTCGCGTACCACCGCGCCCTCGCGGCGCACCGCCGAGCGGAGCACGGCGCCGGCCGGCGGCGGTACGAGGACCCCCACCGGCAGCACCGCGGCCGGCAGCCAGGCCAGCCAGGTGGTCGCCCTGGTCAACGCCGAGCGCGCCAAGGCCGGCTGCGGCGCGGTAGGCGTCGACGACAAGCTGATGACCGCGGCCCAGCGGCACAGCCAGGACCAGGCCGACCACCGGAACATGTCGCACACGGGCAGCGACGGCAGCAACGTCGGGACCCGGCTGGACCGGGTCGGCTACTCCTGGCGCACCTACGGCGAGAACGTCGCCTGGAACCAGAAGACGCCCGCCGCCGTCATGGACGCCTGGATGAACAGCCCCGGGCACCGGGCCAACATCCTGAACTGCGCCTTCACCGAGATCGGCGTCGGCGTCGCCAGCAGCAACGGGCCGTACTGGACGCAGGTCTTCGCCGCACCGCGTTGAACGCGAGTCGTGGCCGGGTCCGCGCTCGTTTGACCGGGTGAGGTACGCCGACACGGCGTACCCGCCCGGGGCGGTGTGCCGCCGCCCGCGACCTGCGGAGCTGCCGATGCGGATCCGGCCACGTACGCGCGCCGTGGGGCGGGCCCTGCCAGCCTGTGTCGCGCTCGCGCTGCTGAGCGTGGTCGCCGCCTGCCGGGTGGGCCTCACCGCGCCGGGCGCCCCGACCACCTGGCCGGCCTCGTCGGCGGGCCGGTGGCAGTGGCAGTGGCAGCTCAGCGGCGTGCTGGACCCGACCGTCGACGCCGACGTCTTCCTGCTCGACCCCGTCGCCACCACCGCCGCGCAGACCGCCGAGCTGCGCTCCCGCGACCGCCGGCTGGTCTGCCAGGTGCACGTCGGCTCGTTCCTGCCGAGCGACCCGGACGCGGACCGCTTCCCGGCAGCCGTACGGGGTGCCGCGTCCCGCCGGCCACAGAGCCGCTGGCTCGACGTACGGCAGTGGGACGCGCTACGCCCGGTGCTGGCCGACCGGTTCCGGCTCTGCCGGGGCAAGGGCTTCGGGGCGGTCGCGCTGGCCGACGCCGACGGGTACGCGAACCGGTCCGGCTTCCCGCTCGGCTTCGACGACCAACTGCTGTTCAACCGCCGGTTGGCCGGACTGGCCCGCTCGCTGAGCCTCTCCCCCGGCCTGATCAACGACCTGGGGCAGGTGGCCGCGCTGGCCCCGGACTTCGACTTCGCCGTCAACGAGGAGTGCGTACGGCGCGACCAGTGCGCCCGGCTGCTGCCGTTCGTCGAGGCGGGCAAACCGGTGTTCCACGTGGAGTACGCCGGCTCGACGACGGACTTCTGCGTCACCACGGTCGGCTACGGTCTCTCCTCGATCCGCAAGGAACGCGAGCTCGACGCGTGGCGGATCCCCTGCCCGGCGCCCTGAGCGGCGGCGGGGTCAACCCCGAAGCGCCGCCCGGGGGCGGGGCTGACAGCGCGGGCAGCTGTACGACGAGCGGTTCATGAACGCCTCGCGCCGCACGGGCGCGCCGCAGCGGGGGCACGGTAGCCCCTCCCGCCCGTAGACGTTCAGCGCCCGGTCGAAGTAGCCGCTCTCCCCGTTGACGTTGACGTAGAGGGCGTCGAAGCTCGTGCCGCCGGACTTGATCGCCTCGGCGAGGACGTCCCGGACGTGGCCCAGCAGCCGCAGCGCGGCCGGGCCGGTCAGCGCGTCGGTGGGGCGGGCGCCGTGCAGCCTCGCCCGCCACAGCGCCTCGTCGGCGTAGATGTTGCCGACGCCGGAGATCAGCGTCTGGTCCAGCAGCGCCCGCTTGACCTCGGTACGCCGCCGGCGCAGCGCGGCGGCGAACGCCGCGTCGGAGAACTGCGGGTCCATCGGGTCCCGGGCGATGTGCGCGATCTCCGCCGGCAGCTCCGCGCCCCCGGCCGAGACCGACAGGCCGCCGAAGGTGCGCTGGTCGACGAAGCGCAGCTCGGGACCGTCGTCGGTGAACCGGAACCGGACCCGCAGGTGCGTCTCGTCGGGCGCCTCGGCCGGCTGCACCAGCAGCTGGCCGGACATGCCCAGGTGCCCGATCACGGCGTCGCCGCTGTCCAGCGGCAGCCACAGGTACTTGCCGCGGCGGCGCACGTCCAGCACCGTCCGGCCGGCCAGCACGTCGGCGAAGTGCCCACCGCCGGGGGTGTGCCGGCGTACCGCGCGGGGGTGGCGCACCTCGACGGAGGAGATCCGCCGGCCGGTGACCCAGCGGGCCAGCCCCTGCCGGACGGTCTCGACCTCCGGCAGCTCAGGCACGGCCCAGGCCCGCCTCGGCGGCCTGCGCCGTCCCGTCCCCGGCCACCGGGTCGACCGCCCCCGCCGGCTCCCGCTCCGCCTGCTCGTTCAGCGTCCGCCAGGCCGCCTCGGCGGCCCGCTGCTCGGCCTCCTTCTTGCTGCGCCCGTCGGCCCCGCCATAGCGGTTGCCGGCGACCACCACCCAGGCGGTGAACGTCTTGAGGTGGTCCGGGCCGGCGCCCTCGATGCGGTACTCGGGCACGCCGAGCCCGAGCGCGGCCGTCAGCTCCTGGAGGCTGGTCTTCCAGTCCAGGGCCGCGCCCCGGCCGGCCGACTCGGCCATCAGCGGGTCGAACAGCCGGTGGATCACGATGGCCGCGGTGTCCAGCCCGTACTGGAGGTAGATCGCGCCGAGCAGCGCCTCCAGGGTGTCGGCGAGGATGCTCGCCTTGTCCCGGCCGCCGGTGGTCTCCTCGCCCTTGCCGAGCAGCAGGTAGGCGCCGAGCCCGTCCGGGCCGAGGCCCCGGGCCACGTCGGCGAGGGCGCGCATGTTGACCACGCTGGCCCGCAGCTTGGCCAGCTGCCCCTCGGGCAGGTCGGGGTGGTTGTGGAACAGCGCGGTGGTGATCACCACGCCGAGCACCGAGTCGCCCAGGAACTCCAGCCGCTCGTTGGTGGGCAGGCCGCCGTTCTCGTACGCGTACGAACGGTGGGTCAGGGCGCGCTGGAGCAGCTCCGGATCCAGGCTGACGCCGAACGCGGCTTCCAGGTGACCGACGGACGCCCGCCGCCGCTTGTCGTTGCTCATGATGTGGGTACCTCGGTGTCGGTGGTGCGGTCGGTGCGTTCCTCGCGGTCGCCCGCCTCGGTGCCGTCGAGCAGGGCGCGTACCTGGTCGGTGGCGCGACGCCGCCAGAGATGGGCGGCCAGCCCGATGCCGGCGGCGACGTCCTCGGGCCGGGCGGCGCCGTGACAGACGACCACCGTCCCGGCGACCCCGAGCAGGGCCGCCGCGCGGGGGGCGCCGCCGCCCGTCGGGGGCCCGCCGGCCATCGCGTACGCGCCCTCGATCGCCTTGAGCAGCACGTTACCGGTGAACCCGTCGGTGACCACCACATCGGCGCGCGCGCCGAGGGAGACGTCGTACCCCTCGACGAGGCCGACGTAGCGCCCGTCGCAGGGCAGCGACGTGGCGGCGAGGATGGGATCGGCGAGGCGGCGGGCGCGGTCGCCCTTGCCCGCCTCGGTGCCCACCGACAGCAGCCCCACCCGGGGCGCGGCGACGGCGTGCGCGACCGCCGCGTAGGCGGTGCCGAGCGCGGCGTGGCGGGCCAGGGTGGCCGGGCGCGGCTCCAGCGAACCGCCCACGTCCAGCAGGACCACCGGGCCGGCGACAGCCGGCAGGGTGGCGATCAGCGCCGGACGGCGCACGTCCGGCCAGCGGCCGAGGCCGAGCGCCACGGCGGTGACGGTGGCGCCGGTGGAACCGGCGGAGACGAGCGCGTCGGCGGCGCCGTCGCGGACGGCGTGCACCGCGCCGCGGACCGTGCTGTCGGCACGGGCGGCCACGGGATGGTCGGCCATGCCGACCACGGTGCGGACCGGCCGTACCGTGACCCGGGCGCGCTGCGCCGGGTCGAGGGCACGGATCACCTCGCCGGCGGCCTCGGCCGGGCCGACGAGCAGCAGGTGCAGGTCCGGGTCGGCGCGCACGGCCCGCAGAGCGCCGTCAACCACGACGGCGGGAGCGTCGTCCCCGCCGAGGAGGTCAACGGCGATCCGCGCGGTGCCCGACTCCATCGGAACGCCGGCCGGAACGGGCCGGCCGGCGTCGGAGGGAGCCGGGACACCGGGCGAGTGCCAGGGTGCGCGTGCCGCCCGACCAGGGGTCGGGGGCGTCACTCGGCGTCCAGGTCAGACCTCGAGGACCTGGCGGCCGTTGTAGGTGCCGCAGACGGAGCAGGCGGCGTGCGGCAGCTTCGCCGACTTGCACTGGGGGCAGGCCACGGTCGCGACCACGGTCGCCTTCCAGTTCGCCCGGCGGGCGCGGGTGTTGCTGCGCGACATCTTGCGCTTGGGGACGGCCACGGTTCCTACTCCTCTTTACGGTTCAGTTGCGACAGGCCCGCCCAACGCG encodes:
- a CDS encoding CAP domain-containing protein is translated as MYGWTDPNDPAGAPRRHEQPLGDEPPAWLTDRPEPRSAYLFGDDPQQPADEWHRDQPAARWQPEHTDARPGHWQAGPADAPTARWQAAPAGAPTAPVDLAALRAAPAEATPAAAEGRHRPRRRISRPLLIGGAAAAATLVVSLGVGAVALTGDGPATDPAAADDPIAAAPVLPDTEPTPGDALAPPKPSTAPTTARPTPSATKTARPTPAPSRTTAPSRRTAERSTAPAGGGTRTPTGSTAAGSQASQVVALVNAERAKAGCGAVGVDDKLMTAAQRHSQDQADHRNMSHTGSDGSNVGTRLDRVGYSWRTYGENVAWNQKTPAAVMDAWMNSPGHRANILNCAFTEIGVGVASSNGPYWTQVFAAPR
- a CDS encoding phosphate acyltransferase PlsX, which translates into the protein MESGTARIAVDLLGGDDAPAVVVDGALRAVRADPDLHLLLVGPAEAAGEVIRALDPAQRARVTVRPVRTVVGMADHPVAARADSTVRGAVHAVRDGAADALVSAGSTGATVTAVALGLGRWPDVRRPALIATLPAVAGPVVLLDVGGSLEPRPATLARHAALGTAYAAVAHAVAAPRVGLLSVGTEAGKGDRARRLADPILAATSLPCDGRYVGLVEGYDVSLGARADVVVTDGFTGNVLLKAIEGAYAMAGGPPTGGGAPRAAALLGVAGTVVVCHGAARPEDVAAGIGLAAHLWRRRATDQVRALLDGTEAGDREERTDRTTDTEVPTS
- a CDS encoding endo alpha-1,4 polygalactosaminidase: MRIRPRTRAVGRALPACVALALLSVVAACRVGLTAPGAPTTWPASSAGRWQWQWQLSGVLDPTVDADVFLLDPVATTAAQTAELRSRDRRLVCQVHVGSFLPSDPDADRFPAAVRGAASRRPQSRWLDVRQWDALRPVLADRFRLCRGKGFGAVALADADGYANRSGFPLGFDDQLLFNRRLAGLARSLSLSPGLINDLGQVAALAPDFDFAVNEECVRRDQCARLLPFVEAGKPVFHVEYAGSTTDFCVTTVGYGLSSIRKERELDAWRIPCPAP
- the rnc gene encoding ribonuclease III → MSNDKRRRASVGHLEAAFGVSLDPELLQRALTHRSYAYENGGLPTNERLEFLGDSVLGVVITTALFHNHPDLPEGQLAKLRASVVNMRALADVARGLGPDGLGAYLLLGKGEETTGGRDKASILADTLEALLGAIYLQYGLDTAAIVIHRLFDPLMAESAGRGAALDWKTSLQELTAALGLGVPEYRIEGAGPDHLKTFTAWVVVAGNRYGGADGRSKKEAEQRAAEAAWRTLNEQAEREPAGAVDPVAGDGTAQAAEAGLGRA
- the smc gene encoding chromosome segregation protein SMC; its protein translation is MHLKSLTVKGFKSFASATTLKLEPGITCVVGPNGSGKSNVVDAIAWVLGEQGAKALRGGKMEDVIFAGTAGRAPLGRAEVTLTIDNTDGALPIEYTEVSITRRMFRSGESEYEINGDTCRLLDIQELLSDSGIGREMHIIVGQGRLDGMLHAKPEDRRSFIEEAAGVLKHRKRKEKALRKLDAMQTNLNRLTDLTAELRRQLKPLGRQAEVARRAAAIQANLRDARLRLLADDLATLRATLDREIADETAVRERREQVEAEHTEVQARLAELEAALAEDAPLLAAAQDTWYKLSALSERFRSVEQLARERLRHLSATPDDERPGRDPDQLEAEAERIREQEEELRGALTDDQIRLAEAVEHRQELERQLAAAERELVAAAKAIADRREGLARLTGQVNSARARTTSAGEEIERLATAHADALARADQAQAELDAVAEQSTEADRDNADLDARHAEAVAAQERAQATVRSLTDAERAAEKDAATWKAREEALALGLRRKDGAGALLARADEVPGLLGSLAGLLTVAPGQEAALAAALGGLADAVAVSGVDEAVEAMRLLKISDAGRAGLLVGSPAGPGMDAPVDALRPKLPDGARWAPDLVECSPQIRPAVHRALRDVVLVDDLAAAAEVVAGNPELRAVTPDGDVVGAYAAAGGSAKAPSFIEVQAAVEEARSNRLAAEQTGAELREQLVDARAEVAAAKETVQHAAAAKREAESHRNAAARRLAELGAAARSAKAETDRLGESRARAEAARERDLLTLAELEERLRLAEETPVDAEPSTEERDQLAAMVPQARQNEMEVRLAVRTAEERVSSIAGRADSLRRQATAERAARERAAARRAARTRGAGIARAVAGGAREALTRLATSIATAEEHRDAVARERAAREAELQEVRGAAKRLGAELERLTSQVHRDEVARAEQRLRIEQLEAKAAEDFGLDVETLVAEYGPTQPVPPTQADVAAAERDGLPVPEPVRYERPVQEKRAAKAERELALLGKVNPLALEEFAALEERYKFLSEQLEDLKATRRDLLTVVKDVDDRILEVFASAFEDTAREFQQVFTVLFPGGEGRLVLTDPDDLLTTGVEVEARPPGKKIKRLSLLSGGERSLTAVAMLVAIFRARPSPFYIMDEVEAALDDVNLGRLITLLAQLREKSQLIVITHQKRTMEVADALYGVTMRNGVTQVISQRLNRADGDERRDRGEENE
- the rpmF gene encoding 50S ribosomal protein L32, whose product is MAVPKRKMSRSNTRARRANWKATVVATVACPQCKSAKLPHAACSVCGTYNGRQVLEV
- the mutM gene encoding bifunctional DNA-formamidopyrimidine glycosylase/DNA-(apurinic or apyrimidinic site) lyase, which translates into the protein MPELPEVETVRQGLARWVTGRRISSVEVRHPRAVRRHTPGGGHFADVLAGRTVLDVRRRGKYLWLPLDSGDAVIGHLGMSGQLLVQPAEAPDETHLRVRFRFTDDGPELRFVDQRTFGGLSVSAGGAELPAEIAHIARDPMDPQFSDAAFAAALRRRRTEVKRALLDQTLISGVGNIYADEALWRARLHGARPTDALTGPAALRLLGHVRDVLAEAIKSGGTSFDALYVNVNGESGYFDRALNVYGREGLPCPRCGAPVRREAFMNRSSYSCPRCQPRPRAALRG